The nucleotide sequence GCGATCTATTATACTGCTACTGCCTCTGTGATGTTCTGATGTCAAATAACATATTTGTGCTTGAGTGTTGTGTGAGAAGCAAAAAAATTGGGGGTCTACGTTTTAACGCGATTACATAAAAGATGACTAAGAAACGCGCATGAAAAACTTGTAGCCAAGAGTTCTTGTCACGCCCCTTTTTTTTTTCATAGTTTCCTCTCAGATTTTCATCGAGCAGCGTACTTGACAACCTAAACCTACTCGACGGAGGACACGGCCTAATTAACATGGAAACTAACTAGACCATGGGACTCTACGAATCCTAACCGGACGTACTCTctcgcaaaaacaaaaaacaagaaaacTAACAAGCCTACTCGATGGTTGCTTCCATGGCCGAATCGATCTATCTATCCCTCCAACGGAAGCACCAACGTAAATAAGGCACCACGACTGATTTCGATCACCCATGGCGGCGCTGCTTCTGCGCGCGGCTAGGACGCTCGGCAGTCGCTCTGGTCTTCTGCGAACTGGTGCTTCTGTTGCGGCGGAGGGGCGACGCCGGCTCATCCACGGCGGCGGCGCTGCTCTTCGACGTACTGGCGCTTCAGTTGCGGCGGAGGGGAGACCCCGGGTCATCTGCGACGGCGCCCCTGCTCTTCCGCGAACTGGCCCTATGTTGCGGTGGAAGGGCGACGCCGGCTCATCCACCACGGCGCCGCTGCTGACGAGGTATGTATGAGGTCCCCATTACATTCCTTTACTCTCGTCGTTTATTTTTTCCACCGTATTAGTTTAGTCTTAAGTTAACCTTTGTaaactttgatcaaatttatattaaaaatcatcataaattatAATATCAAATACAATACAATATGAACATATATTTCATGATGGATCTAATTAGTTACATTGACTTggtattgtgaatgttggtatttttttaataaatctgatcaaacttcataaaatttgacttaACACAAACATAATATTTGAAGTTAAAGAAACGGACATCTCTCTTTCTCGGCTATTATTTAATATGATACATATGCATATTCACACAATGCGCTCGTATTTTATTGACATATATGAATGGACTGGTCAATCAGAGTCGTGCGCAGCAGCTACGTAGGAGTACTATAAGCAAACGGGAGATGGCGGAAGAGTTGTATGACCAAGAAATCCGAAAGATGGTCAATCCTTGGCCAACACGCTTCTTCTGGTTCTGGATAGCGTGTATGGCGACTACGGGGATCCTCAAAGTTCTCGTGTGCCGgaagagaagaagagaaaaggcTGATTGATCCACCAATTGTACAAGGCTTCTTTTGATTGCTCTCTCGTAAGTGGTTGGATATTTCCCAAGTTTAAGGGTAATGTAATCTAGCAATAAGTATTTCACTCGATTATAGAACCAAGTTTATCAATCAGAGAGAGTTCTCTCAGCAAACATAGTCTCTGGTACATGCacacacaaaaagaaaacaaactTGTTCACAACACGTCAAGAAGAAGGTTATCAAGCTTCTTGTCTTGTTAGTTATTACAAGATTAAATTTGCAAGTAATAATGATAAATTGATAGATAAATAAAACGGTATAATAAAGAATAATATTTTTGTAAAGTTTTCAGTAATGGACAATAGACCCAGgaggccataggttcactagtggcatctctctccAGCATACAAGTATGGTGTGGTGAATAAATTACAGTTAACCTGGGCAGCGACTAAATTGCAATATTTATATTTAAGATTATGATCATTCAGGGTATAATATCATATAGATATTACGGCTGTGATGAGTAGACTATTATCCAACTGCATTTACTACTAATGCTCCATTCATATACATCTATCCAGCATGATCACGAAGTATTAAGTTTACAagaaacagagcattgcaataaaCACGATGACACAAAGAAGACAGTAAAACATCAATCTATATGACGAGACACCGCCGTTTCATCCTTAATGTCAACAATAGAATACGTGGCTTGTCCCTTTTTGTTACTGGGATATAGAACAACGAAAGATTAGTACCTACTATAACGCACAACTCCCGCTGAAGATAAACATATCAAACTTGGCAAAAAAAGACAAATAGATTGGAGAATATAAGACAAATCTTATTAGAAGTACCACCTGATTGTCCTTAGCACTATTAAGAATTGCCACTTGTTGCAACCTTGTTTCTTTTGTTATTTGTTACTTGATACCCATTATTTTGCTATCAAAACTATCTTACAACACTTTCATTAATTATAAAACCCTCGGTATCTCGCCCAGGAGCTGGTCATTGTTAGAGTGCTACATAATCATGTTACTTTAATCATATACTATAAAACTATAAAAGTATAGGTTTGTTTCTCATATATACACTTTTGATACACCTAAAGAATTGTGTAGTATAGTTATCTAAAAGAAAAAAAGGCACATTGCCAGAAAGCTTGTTGTTGCTAAGTATCAATCGCTTGAGTGTGGTGCAACCAGTGAGGCTTGCTGGGATGGAGCCGCTCAAGAGGTTTTGTCCGACATTGAGATACTCCAACTTGCTGTTCTCGCACAAACCCTCAGGTATCTGACCAGAGAAGTTGTTGTAGAACAAGTTCAACGTTTCCAGCTTTGGCAAGTGAGCAAAGGCTTCCGGAATCGGCCCACTTAGCTTGTGATTCGCGGAAAGGTCGATGGTCACCAAATTCAACGCGCCGAAAGCACCATCGCCGACGACGACCTCGCCGGTGAGGTTGTTTGCATATATAGTCAGAAGTCGTAACTTGGTGAGGTTCCAGAGGCCCGGAGGTATACTTCCTGTCAAGGCGTTGATGGAGAGACCGAGCACCTCCAACTCCGGCATCTCCGTCACATAGCTCGGGAAGTCGCCGGTGAGGTTGGAACTCCTCGCCCGCAAGATTTTCAGCTTGGTCAGGTTCTTAAACGACGCCGGCAGCTCCCCCACGTCGAACGAGTTGTACCCGAGCGTCAGCGTCTGGAGGCCCGTCAGGTCCCCGAGCTCTGGCGGGATGGTGCCGGCGAGGTAGTTGTTGTCCAGCTCGAGCGACCGCAAGTTCCGTAGCCGGGACAAGGAGGTGGGGATGGTACCTCTGAAGCAGTTGCCGTTCAGAATTAGAGAGGTGAGGTTCTCTCCGAGGGCACGGCCAatgccggccgggagctcgccgtgGAGGTAGTTATAGGACAGGTCGAGGTGCCGTAGCGAAGCGCAGCGGTACACGCTGGTCGGGAAGGCGCCGGTGAGGCTGTTGTTGAAGAGGTTGAGGCTGGTGAGGCCGGAGAGGCCGCCGATGGCGTCTGGGAACGGGCCGGTGACTTTGGTGTTGGCGAGGGAGAGGCTGGTGACGCGCCCGGACGGCACGTCGCAGGTCACGTAAGGCCAGGAGCAGTGGTCGACCGATCCCGAGCCGTTGCTCCAGGCCGCGAGCACGGGCGGGTCGCCCCACGTGTGCTTGATCTGCATGAGAAGCTGCCGCTCGTCGGCAGCCGCGCGGTGCACGAGCAGCTGCAGCAGCACGAGGAGGAGGGACGCCATTTTTTGGTTGGTCGAGCTTCCGTGCGTTGTGCTACTGCTAGGGTGGACGTTGGGTATTTGTGCTCTGCCTCTGCGCCGTGTTTGCTTGGAAGCTTTGAAATGAGGCGTCGGTGTCAAGCCGTGTGATTTTTGCCTTGGAAtgaggtgtcggtgtcaaaccgtTGTAGACGAGGTCCAGCGAAAAGTCAGTGATTTTGTCTTGACTCCACCGGTCCTGGTAGCGAGCTGGTAGTCACACGAGTCGTTGTGCGGCACCGCAACCGCGTTCAAACTCAGGTGCCAAGCTACAAGCTGTGAGTCGGACCAAAGAGATTAAGGTTCATTGGTGGAAGACCAGATGAAAACCATACTGTTAGAGATACGACACGCAATCAAACACGATGAAGAACGAAAACAAGCAGGAGACACGAGATTTAACGTGAAAAATCCCTTCTCCACGAAGGGAAAAAAATCACGGGCGCGTGTAGGTGTGTCTCCGGCGAATATGTATTTGGTGGATCTGCTCGGATCTGGTCGTCGTTCATATTCGTTGGTGTGTCTTAAGGTTAGATCCTTCTGATCTGCGCTACTCTTCATCAGTGGTGGTTTGTTGTTTTGGTATACTGGTCCTATAGTCTTAGCAGGACAAAGTCtaaactgtctactacaacaagttttgcccggctccgacAAGAGAGGGGTGATGACAATTGCACGCCTTTGACTCGTTTCAGTGCttatagtcatcgctaggtggtctatagaTGTCGATGTAATTTTGTTGGCGTTGTCGCTGATCCGCTGCGGAGGCTGCAAGGAGAAGGTGCACATGTACATCTCCACCACTGAGAAGCACGGCGGCTGAGTCTTCTACAAGTGCCAAAATCATGGGGTTAGTGCTTCGATTTCATATGCTTTTCATGGGGATAGATCCAAAGATTGGAGTTTTTGACCTTGTCTTGTCTTTTTGGGATAGGTGAGTTGTGAATTCTGGCGTTGGGAATTGGAGTACGTGGAGTACCTCGTTGAGAATAAGTATCTGGTCAGCGATGCCGATGTGGATGCTATTGGTGCGGCTGAGGAACGCAGGGAGGAACTTCTGAAAGCACAAGAGCTTACTTACATGAATGGATCAACAAGCTGGAACAAGAAGTCCAAGAGAGAGATGATCATGAGTGGCAATGTCATGACCAGGCAGCAAGCTGCTGCACTGCTGAAGCTTGGGACAGAACTGGTGATGCTCATGAAGTTCCTGCTTGCAGTTGTTGTGATGTTAGGCCTTGGTGCATTGGTGCTATTCATGGTGAAGaagtgaagatgttgaagatgaagatgttgCATTGGTGATGCCAGGTTCATTTTGGCAGTCCAAAGTGGTGGCAGTCCTAGTTAATGTGTTGGCAATCCTAGTTATTTAGGTTATGTGTCATGTAATAGTGTCAGCACTGGAAAATGCTATGTTGAACCATGTTTATTTTGGTTTAGTCTGATGTAACGGTGTCAAACTTGAAATGCTATGGTGAACCCTATGTTATCTATGATGAATATGTTGTTCTTATATCATTCTGGGTGTGTGATCATTGTTTTGTCTTATTGAAAGGCATTGCTGGCCTAAATTGATCAAAATGGATCACTAGATAAGGTAGTGATTCAGCACAATTGGCATTGTTTTGGTTTTGTCATTCTGGGTGCCAAACTTGACAGACATGCCAAACTGACCAAATATGCATCCATCATTCTGGGTGCCAAACTTGTCATTCTGGTTTTGTCATTGCCAATTGGAAGATTTCAGCACAATTGGCATTGTTTTTGTTTTGTCTGATGTTAGGCGGTGATTCAGCAAAATGGCAAACTTGACAGACATGCCAAACTGACCAAATATGCATCCATTAGTACAGTTGAATCAAAACTTGACAAGTATAGTTGCATCAAAACTTGACTAAACTTGTCAAACTGACATGACGATTTGCATCCACAAGTACAGTTGCATCAAAACTTGACACTAGATAACCAAACTGATATGATAACCAAATAAGTCTTGCCCATCATCCAGATAGAAAACAAAGTAGCCATGTTTCTTACAGGAGATTGTTGCAGTCACTATGCATCAACATAACCAAAATGAGCAAATTGTTACCATCGATGATCATTTCAACAACACGGGTAAAATGATCATCTAGGTACCAAACACTTCATCTACTACAAACTACCTAAAAATATCAAACATAGAAGATTTGGGAGCCTTGTGTGGAAGATCACATTGGTTGCCCAAACAGCTTGACTTTCTTTTTGC is from Triticum aestivum cultivar Chinese Spring chromosome 1B, IWGSC CS RefSeq v2.1, whole genome shotgun sequence and encodes:
- the LOC123082571 gene encoding probable leucine-rich repeat receptor-like protein kinase At1g35710, coding for MASLLLVLLQLLVHRAAADERQLLMQIKHTWGDPPVLAAWSNGSGSVDHCSWPYVTCDVPSGRVTSLSLANTKVTGPFPDAIGGLSGLTSLNLFNNSLTGAFPTSVYRCASLRHLDLSYNYLHGELPAGIGRALGENLTSLILNGNCFRGTIPTSLSRLRNLRSLELDNNYLAGTIPPELGDLTGLQTLTLGYNSFDVGELPASFKNLTKLKILRARSSNLTGDFPSYVTEMPELEVLGLSINALTGSIPPGLWNLTKLRLLTIYANNLTGEVVVGDGAFGALNLVTIDLSANHKLSGPIPEAFAHLPKLETLNLFYNNFSGQIPEGLCENSKLEYLNVGQNLLSGSIPASLTGCTTLKRLILSNNKLSGNVPFFLLDNYTTQFFRCIKSVYMRNKPILL